The DNA window CCAATTAATACTCACATTGACTAAGCCATATGCGTCCTGCTCAAGCAAGGTGCTTGTTTCGAACAAAAGGTAGTCGCCTCGGTGGTAATAACCGGCATTAATTGTAAAGTCACCTATATCTGACTCAATCACGTAATTAGCCGATAAATTAATCGTTTGCTCAGGTGTGTTTGCTAAGCCAATAAGCGGCGGTATCGAGTTGTTTTTCTCAATTTTCCCATTGATGTAGCCATAAGAAACGTTGAAAGTGAGGTAATCACTGGCAACATAGGTTGCTTCAGCTTCTATACCCGTTGCAGAAGTTTCCGCAACGTTTCTTAGTACTTGTTGCAAATCCGTCGCACTGTTTCCCGCACCAATACCAACGTACTGACGGTCTTTATGATCCAGCGCAAATAAGGTCACGTTAGTTCTAAAGTTGTCGTTCCAATCGGCTTTAATACCGGCTTCATATGTATCTACGATTTCAGGATTAACGCCCTCTTCATTAATTGTCGCTCTTGGGTTAAATGTGCCTGATTTGAAACCTTGCGAGAAGCTAGCAAACAACATCATGTTATCAGCGGCTTGGTACTCTATGCCAAGACGTGGTGTAAAGCGGGTCCAATTTTCAGTTTTTGGACCATCAAGTACACCGTCACCGTTAGCATCGGCACCTAGTACAGTTGGTACAAGTTGACCGTCAGGTCTAGTATATCCAGGGATCCAATTGGACTGCGGATAAACGTTAGCAAATACGAGTCCGTTGTTAACAATGGCCGTTTTGTCTTCGTCAGTATATCGACCACCCACGGTCATCGATAAGTCATCGGTCACTTGGAAAGTTGCTTGAGAATAGATAGCCCAGCTTTCAGAATTATTGCAGCCGGTGACTTCTCTCGTTAATCCTGGCGTACCGAACGCTGCACGCCCTAAGAAACCAAGGATCGCGTCAAAGTTACCACAAGACTCACCATCGTATAGATATAGGCCACTGACAACGTTAAAGCGGTCTCCCGTGTAGTTCATTTGCAGCTCGTGTGTGCTGTTGTCATCTGAATACTCAGCGGGCACATCAAATATGTCTAACGCAGTGTTATCAAAATCGATGTTGGTGGGTGAATAGCTTTCGCGATACGACGCAATATATTTAAGTTCCATTGCATCGCTGTAGTTGTAGCGAAGCATCAAGCTGTACCCTTCCAACTCAACTAAGTTTGATGTGGGTAAGCTAGTATAAGAATCATAAACGCTGTCTGGCACAGGTGCGTTCGTCAATAGGCTTGGAAGAAGGCGATAACCGCCTTTTGCATTAGACGTATCTCTGGTCTTATCCCAGTTAAATTTAACGAAAAGATCGTCTGACGCTCTAAACTCAACGTCAACGCGCGCTGCCCATAAATCTTTATTGTAGTTTTCACGATCTTGGTTAGGCAATGCTGATTGCAAAAACTCACCAAAGCCATCGCGATTCAAATCTGCGAAGCCGAAACCAACATATAGTTTGTCGTCAATCACAGGTAGTTGACCCGTTAATTTGACATCACGCTGTGCATAGCTACCAACGGTTGCTTCGGCGTTAAATTCTGTACCGCCACTCATTTCTTTAGTAACGTATTTAATCGCACCACCGATGGTGTTCTTGCCGTATAACGTCCCTTGAGGACCACGTAGTACTTCTATTCTTTCAACGTCGATTAGATCAAGTACGGCGCCTTGAGGACGAGCCATGTAGACATCATCAATATAGATACCAACGCCGGGCTCATAGCCCCAAAGAGGATCCTGCTGACCAACACCACGAATGAATGCGGTTAGTGTTGAGTTAGTACCACGACTAGTTTGCAATGTTGTATTTGGCGAAAACTGCTGTATTTCAGTGATAACAGAAATACCTTTCTCACTGAGTTCTTTTGCACCGATAGAGGTAACCGCGATAGGTACTTCCTGCAAGTTCTCTGACTTTTTACGTGCTGTAACTTGGATCCTTTCTAGCTTCCCTTCCCTAACTTGCTGCGTTTCTTGTGCTTGAACTTGCGTTCCTATTGTTAAAGCGGCACTCACCGCCAGAGCGCAAAGCGCAAGTTGAGGCGTTTTTTTCATTATAGTTTTCATTGTGTCCCCTTAAAGGTATTTCTCTGTGTGTACTTTTAATCTGTAATTTTAATCTGTACTTTTACCAGATCATGTTTGTTGAATAGCTTTTTACAAACAGCAAAGATGCAATAAGCCTTCTCTAAATATCTTGCTAGCAGTAGCGGTCTATTACTAATCTAGGCCAAAAACCTTCAAAGGTAACTAGTACCATCGTACTATGGGCATTAGTTCGCTTATGCAGCACACTTGCGTACTGGTGAAGCAGTCTGCGGTCACAGATTTTTCACTTGGCAATTAGGAAAAAAATAATGATAAGTTTAATTGGCTTAGTAGGTGGTTTGGGTCTGCTAATATGGCTAACCATCCGCGGAATGAACCTATTTATAGCGGCTCCTCTATGCGCTTTGATTGTAGCACTAACCAGCGGATTGCCTGTGTTTGCGGGTGATAGCAACTTTGTCGCAACATACATGTCTGGATTTACTGGCTTTATTGCTTCGTGGTTTTTTATGTTCTTACTGGGCGCTTTGTTCGGTAAATTTATGGAAGATACTGGCGCCGCAGACGCGCTGTCAAAATGGATTATTAGTAAAATAGGTTACAAACAAGCTGTATTTGCCGTGGTAGCTGCCTGCGCGATACTAACCTATGGTGGTGTGAGTGTCTTCGTTGTGGCATTTTCAGTCTACCCAATGGCACTGAGTTTATTTAAAGATGCCAACCTTCCTCGACGCTTCATACCAGCAACTATGGCTTTTGGCTCGGTTACCTTTACGATGACATCTGCGGGTTCACCAGAAATACAAAACTGGATCCCGATTAAATATCTTGGAACGAGTCCTTATGCAGCGTGGGAAGTAAGCTTAGTTGTTGCAATATTTATGGCACTGTTCGGCTACTGGTGGCTAAAACGCATGGTCGGGAAAGCGGTATTAGCGGGGGAAGTGTTTGAAGCAAAACCAGAAGATCCCGAAATAAAAGAACGCGAGTACCCTCACCCAATTACCGGGTTCATACCGCTTTTGGTTGTTCTTTTATTATCGTTCTTTTTACACGAATCTCTGGCACAGCTAGCGTTAATAGTTGCTTTAGGAGGCGGTGTACTCACCTTAATGACCATTAACTTTAAGTATTTTCAAAACTTATCCACAGCAGTAAACTTAGGCACAACGGGCGCACTGCTTGCTATTGGCAACACCGCGGCAGTGGTTGGCTTTGGTGCCATTGCAAAAACGACGACTGCATTTCAAGACACGGTAGAGGTAATGACCCAAATACCGGGAAATGAATTAATCGGTGCTGCAATTGCCGTTAGTGTTATCGCAGGCCTTACTGGATCAGCGTCTGGTGGGCAAGCCATCGCTTTGCCGCTAGTAGGACCTCACTACATCGACCAAGGTGTTGATCCAGAAGAACTTCATCGTATTGTATCTATTTCATCAGGTGCTTTGGATTCTCTGCCGCATAACGGTTATGTTGTCACGACTATTCGTGCAATTTGTCATGAAACGCATCAACGTGCATATGGACCAATGGCTGCTCTAACGGTTGCTGTGCCGCTGATTGGTTTAATGTTTGCGATTGCACTATTCATCATTTTTTAGGGATAACACAGAATGCAAAATTCTACATTAATGAGCCAATCAGCTGAAACAGAGGATAAGCGTAAAAGGCTAACTCCGTTGCTTTCAGCGCCGACAGTAATGGCAATTTGTCATCGCGTTATGACTAACATAATTAGAAACGCAGCAGTGCTTTGTATGCTGACATTAGCGTTAATATTGCTGTCTATCAGTCATTTCACAATCGCTGCTCAGAACACGGTGAGTGAATCTCCTTTACTAACGCAAAAACAAGTTCACACTATTGCCGATTTTAAAATGTTCAATGGCCAAAGCGTAAAAGAAGTCAAATTAGGATGGGAAAGTTACGGTAAGTTAAACGCCGATAAAACAAACGCAATTCTAATCACACACTACTTCACTGGCACCTCTCACGCTGCCGGCAAGTATGATCTGAACGATCCTACAAGTGGCTATTGGGATAGTATCATTGGCCCGAATAAAGCGATAGATACCAACAAGTTTTTCGTACTCAGTATGGACAGCTTAGCGAATTTAAATGTAAAAGATGAGAATGTGATAACCACAGGTCCTGCTAGCATTAATCCTGATACAGGTAAACCATACGGTCTTACCTTTCCTGTTATTACTATGCGCGATATGGTCAATACCCAAAAATCACTACTTGATTCACTGGGGATTGAAAAGCTATATGCTGTCGCCGGTCCGTCAATGGGATCAATGCAGGCAATTGAATGGGCATCGGCCTACCCTGAAAAAGTGGAGCGACTTATATCGGTCATTGGCTCATCATACAGTGATGCGTGGACGACAGCCGCTCTTGAACAGTGGGCAATCCCGATTAAATTGGATCAACATTGGCAACAAGGCAACTACTATGAAAGCCAGCCACCAACCGAAGGTCTAACAGCTGCACTCATGTTCGTGACACAAATTGCACTAACGCCAGAGTATTTCAATCAGGTAGGCGCAGATATAAACCATAACGCTCTTGAGCCTGATCCGCTTCAAGACATTCAGGCGCGTCACAGTATTAACGAGTGGTTATATAATAGAGCAAAAGGACGTGCTGAAAAAATGGATGCCAATAGCTTGCTTTATTTGGTCAGAGCTTGCCAACTGTTTATGGCGGGTCAAAAGCAAGATATAGCAACGGGCCTGCAACAAATTAAAGCTAAAACACTATTTTTACCCGCTACTCAAGACTTATTACTTATGCCATATCATGCACGCAATACGCACAGCGCTTTAAAAACGCTGAAAAACGACACCCAATACGCAGAAATCCCAGGCCCTCTTGGACATTTAGAAGGCGTATTGGGCGTTCAAAAGCACAGCTCAACCATCGCTGCATTTTTAGCTAATTAACTCGGTGACTACATGAAAAATTTTACATTGAAACAAGCGTGCTTCATTTCATTAGCTTCTTTGGTGCTGACCGCATGCGGCAATCCAAGTGCAGCAGATGGCGCAAAAAATAGCGCCCCAGATGGGATAGAAAAACCTCAACAGCCTGTTCTAAGCGTTTCAGGTCTGTCCTCTGGTGCTTACATGGCAATGCAATTTCACTTAGCTTTCTCCGAAAAAGTCGTCGGGGCAGGACTGATTGCCGGAGGTCCTTATTTTTGTGCTCAAGGTAGCATTGGCATAGCATTACAAAACTGTGTCGCAAACCCAGACGCGACGATAGATTTAAACGCACTTGCGGCAACCATCGAAGATTATCAGCAAAGCGGCAAGTTAGCGGAGTCGAAGTATAACCAGAATGACAAAGTTTGGCTGCTGCATGGTACGCTCGACACGCGCATAAATGGAGTGGTTGCAGACCAGCTAGCGTTGCAAGCTGAGACTTTGTTTGCTCCAGAAAATATAGAATATGTTAACGATCAGGCATTTGCTCATGTGATGCCTACTTTAGAAAGCGGAGGTTCCTGCGTGGAGTCTGCGTCTCCTTTTATTGGTGATTGCGGTTATGACGCCGCAGGAGAGTTGTTGAAACACATAACACAATTACCAATGCCGAAATCTACCAAAAGCATAAAAGCCCTGAGCCAGCAGCTACTTACCTTTAAACAAGGTGATTATGCTGGCGAACATGCTGAAACACTTGGTGAAAGCGCTTACCTTTTTGTTCCACAGAGCTGCAAAGACAATATAAATTGCGACATTCATATTAGCTTTCATGGCTGTAACCAAAATGCAGAGGCCGTTGGCGATGAGTACGCAAAAAATGCAGGATTCAACGCATGGGCAGATACCAACAATTTAATTGTGCTTTACCCACAAACTAAGAAGTCCGCTTTCATGCCACTTAATCCTCAAGCATGCTGGGATTGGTGGGGATATACAGGTGAAAACTACGCAAATAAAGACGGCAAGCAAATACAGGCTGTAATGGCCTTAGTTAATAGCATTCCAACGATTATTTCGAATACTAAATAGACGCTCATTTTGAACAAAAGGAAACAAACATGTCTGGTACAGCCAAAACTTTAAACGTATTTGTAACAGGTGGTGCAAGTGGCATTGGCTACGGTATCGGTGAATATCTAGCAAAGCAAGGCCATCACATTGTTATTGCAGACATCAATGAAGAAGCGGCTAAGCAAGCGGCTAAAAAGCTCAATGATTTAGGGCTCTCTGCCCAGTCGGTGCAAATTAATGTGTGTGATGCACAGCAAGTGGCTGCATTGCCCGCAGCACTCAGCAACACTCCAATTGATATCCTTATCAACAATGCGGGCATTCAACATGTCAGCAAGCTCGAAGATTTCCCAGCTGAAAAGTGGCAAATGCTAATTAACGTTATGCTTGTTGGACCCGCATTATTAACCCAGGCATTTCTTCCGCACATGCGCGCCCAAAATTTTGGTCGAATTATTAACGTGGGCTCTATCCATTCAGTTATTGCATCACCATTTAAATCCGCCTATGTAGCGGCAAAGCACGGACTTCTGGGCTTTGCAAAAACCATGGCTTTAGAGACAGGTGATGTGGATGTAACGATTAATACGCTCTGCCCTGCTTACGTTAAAACACCTTTGGTTGAGCAACAAATTGCAGCCCAAGCCAAAGAAAATAATATGTCTGAAGAGGACGTAATAAACAAAATAATGCTAGAGCCCATGCCTAAAAAAGCCTTCATCGAAATAGATGAGTTAGCACAAACAGCAAACTTTTTAATTGGCAGCGCAGCAAAGAACATTACAGGTCAAACGCTAATATTAGATGGCGGCTGGACTGCAAGGTAAACAAGTTTGCAAAGTTAAGCTTGCAAGTCGCCGCCAATTGCGTAAAAGTTAGGAAATATAAGAAAAACAATTATCAGAGAACAATTAATGGGTTATTCAACCGTTGGCTTGATTGGAAAAACAGACCATGAAGGCAGCCGGGTAAGTCTTAATGCACTTGTTACCGAACTAAAGCAAAGAAGCTGTACAATTCTGGTAGAAGCTCGCATAAAAGAAGAACTCGATGATCGTTCTTTAGAAGTCTGTGACCTAGAAACCATGGGCGAAAGGGCTGAGTTAGCAATAGTTGTAGGCGGCGACGGATATATGCTGGGCGCAGCGCGTGTACTTGCAAAATATGACACTGATGTTGTGGGTGTCAATCGTGGTAATTTAGGGTTTTTAACTGATATTAACCCGGAAGATATTAGCCGCCAAATAGGCCATATATTTGACGGGAACGTGCATCGTGAAGCACGATTCTTATTAGAAGCAAACGTATTTAGAAACGATGGACATCAAGATACCAACGCAGCGGTAAATGAAATAGTGCTGCATCATGGTAAAGTTGCTCACATGATGGAATTCGAGCTGTATATCGACAACCAGTTCGTTTTCAGTCAGCGTTCAGATGGGCTCATTATCGCCACGCCGACGGGTTCCACAGCGTATTCGCTATCCGGTGGTGGACCAATTCTGATGCCGAATTTGGACGCCCTCACCCTTGTTCCGATGTTTCCACATACGCTCAGCAGTCGACCTATTGTGGTAGATGCAAACAGTGAGATCACCTTAAAAATGTCAAATATTAATACTGACAATCTGCAAGTCAGTTGCGACAGCCACATCATGATGTCACTGATGCCCGGTGACGAAGTCAGAATTCGCAAAAATCCAAACAAACTCAACTTGGTTCACCCAGCAGACTACAACTATTTTAATGTACTGCGCACTAAGCTCAATTGGGGCAGTAAACTCTACTGATGCTGCAGCATATTGAAAAATTACACCGGATAGCAAGCGCTAGCGAACGTCTTATTGTTGGCCTGATGA is part of the Glaciecola nitratireducens FR1064 genome and encodes:
- a CDS encoding TonB-dependent receptor translates to MKTIMKKTPQLALCALAVSAALTIGTQVQAQETQQVREGKLERIQVTARKKSENLQEVPIAVTSIGAKELSEKGISVITEIQQFSPNTTLQTSRGTNSTLTAFIRGVGQQDPLWGYEPGVGIYIDDVYMARPQGAVLDLIDVERIEVLRGPQGTLYGKNTIGGAIKYVTKEMSGGTEFNAEATVGSYAQRDVKLTGQLPVIDDKLYVGFGFADLNRDGFGEFLQSALPNQDRENYNKDLWAARVDVEFRASDDLFVKFNWDKTRDTSNAKGGYRLLPSLLTNAPVPDSVYDSYTSLPTSNLVELEGYSLMLRYNYSDAMELKYIASYRESYSPTNIDFDNTALDIFDVPAEYSDDNSTHELQMNYTGDRFNVVSGLYLYDGESCGNFDAILGFLGRAAFGTPGLTREVTGCNNSESWAIYSQATFQVTDDLSMTVGGRYTDEDKTAIVNNGLVFANVYPQSNWIPGYTRPDGQLVPTVLGADANGDGVLDGPKTENWTRFTPRLGIEYQAADNMMLFASFSQGFKSGTFNPRATINEEGVNPEIVDTYEAGIKADWNDNFRTNVTLFALDHKDRQYVGIGAGNSATDLQQVLRNVAETSATGIEAEATYVASDYLTFNVSYGYINGKIEKNNSIPPLIGLANTPEQTINLSANYVIESDIGDFTINAGYYHRGDYLLFETSTLLEQDAYGLVNVSINWQSVEGDWYASLHGKNLTDEEYLVGGYDFVGVADDGSLLPGLGGDLTLIGYYGDPRTVHLTVGYRF
- a CDS encoding GntP family permease, producing MISLIGLVGGLGLLIWLTIRGMNLFIAAPLCALIVALTSGLPVFAGDSNFVATYMSGFTGFIASWFFMFLLGALFGKFMEDTGAADALSKWIISKIGYKQAVFAVVAACAILTYGGVSVFVVAFSVYPMALSLFKDANLPRRFIPATMAFGSVTFTMTSAGSPEIQNWIPIKYLGTSPYAAWEVSLVVAIFMALFGYWWLKRMVGKAVLAGEVFEAKPEDPEIKEREYPHPITGFIPLLVVLLLSFFLHESLAQLALIVALGGGVLTLMTINFKYFQNLSTAVNLGTTGALLAIGNTAAVVGFGAIAKTTTAFQDTVEVMTQIPGNELIGAAIAVSVIAGLTGSASGGQAIALPLVGPHYIDQGVDPEELHRIVSISSGALDSLPHNGYVVTTIRAICHETHQRAYGPMAALTVAVPLIGLMFAIALFIIF
- a CDS encoding E22 family MetX-like putative esterase: MLTLALILLSISHFTIAAQNTVSESPLLTQKQVHTIADFKMFNGQSVKEVKLGWESYGKLNADKTNAILITHYFTGTSHAAGKYDLNDPTSGYWDSIIGPNKAIDTNKFFVLSMDSLANLNVKDENVITTGPASINPDTGKPYGLTFPVITMRDMVNTQKSLLDSLGIEKLYAVAGPSMGSMQAIEWASAYPEKVERLISVIGSSYSDAWTTAALEQWAIPIKLDQHWQQGNYYESQPPTEGLTAALMFVTQIALTPEYFNQVGADINHNALEPDPLQDIQARHSINEWLYNRAKGRAEKMDANSLLYLVRACQLFMAGQKQDIATGLQQIKAKTLFLPATQDLLLMPYHARNTHSALKTLKNDTQYAEIPGPLGHLEGVLGVQKHSSTIAAFLAN
- a CDS encoding PHB depolymerase family esterase; protein product: MKNFTLKQACFISLASLVLTACGNPSAADGAKNSAPDGIEKPQQPVLSVSGLSSGAYMAMQFHLAFSEKVVGAGLIAGGPYFCAQGSIGIALQNCVANPDATIDLNALAATIEDYQQSGKLAESKYNQNDKVWLLHGTLDTRINGVVADQLALQAETLFAPENIEYVNDQAFAHVMPTLESGGSCVESASPFIGDCGYDAAGELLKHITQLPMPKSTKSIKALSQQLLTFKQGDYAGEHAETLGESAYLFVPQSCKDNINCDIHISFHGCNQNAEAVGDEYAKNAGFNAWADTNNLIVLYPQTKKSAFMPLNPQACWDWWGYTGENYANKDGKQIQAVMALVNSIPTIISNTK
- a CDS encoding 3-hydroxybutyrate dehydrogenase translates to MSGTAKTLNVFVTGGASGIGYGIGEYLAKQGHHIVIADINEEAAKQAAKKLNDLGLSAQSVQINVCDAQQVAALPAALSNTPIDILINNAGIQHVSKLEDFPAEKWQMLINVMLVGPALLTQAFLPHMRAQNFGRIINVGSIHSVIASPFKSAYVAAKHGLLGFAKTMALETGDVDVTINTLCPAYVKTPLVEQQIAAQAKENNMSEEDVINKIMLEPMPKKAFIEIDELAQTANFLIGSAAKNITGQTLILDGGWTAR
- the nadK gene encoding NAD(+) kinase, whose protein sequence is MGYSTVGLIGKTDHEGSRVSLNALVTELKQRSCTILVEARIKEELDDRSLEVCDLETMGERAELAIVVGGDGYMLGAARVLAKYDTDVVGVNRGNLGFLTDINPEDISRQIGHIFDGNVHREARFLLEANVFRNDGHQDTNAAVNEIVLHHGKVAHMMEFELYIDNQFVFSQRSDGLIIATPTGSTAYSLSGGGPILMPNLDALTLVPMFPHTLSSRPIVVDANSEITLKMSNINTDNLQVSCDSHIMMSLMPGDEVRIRKNPNKLNLVHPADYNYFNVLRTKLNWGSKLY